In Ipomoea triloba cultivar NCNSP0323 chromosome 7, ASM357664v1, a single genomic region encodes these proteins:
- the LOC116024160 gene encoding uncharacterized protein LOC116024160 produces MTLNPLSKILKENKLTEPNFTDWLRNLRIVLNLEKIDYVLDQDPPLIGIIPDDADVDQLDVHSAEVAAFYKWKDDDMRAKSYVLASMTNELQRQHEKMPDAKCIVNHLQELCGEHSRIARYEVTKALF; encoded by the coding sequence ATGACTTTAAATCCTTTGTCAAAAAtactcaaagaaaataaacttaCTGAACCAAATTTCACTGATTGGCTCCGAAATTTGAGAATCGTTCTCAATTTGGAAaagatcgattatgttttggACCAAGACCCTCCATTGATTGGTATCATACCAGATGATGCTGATGTTGATCAGCTTGATGTTCATAGTGCTGAGGTTGCAGCATTTTATAAGTGGAAGGATGATGATATGAGGGCTAAGAGTTATGTCCTTGCCTCTATGACCAATGAGTTACAACGTCAGCATGAAAAGATGCCTGACGCAAAATGTATCGTCAATCACCTACAAGAGTTGTGCGGTGAGCATAGTAGGATTGCACGTTATGAGGTTACTAAGGCTTTATTTTGA